Proteins found in one Methanospirillum hungatei JF-1 genomic segment:
- a CDS encoding ribonuclease Z: MEEITVIFHGTNGWYTSKTGYTTCITIDTPDCFIILDAGEGFTKIPDVYLCIKKPALLFFSHFHLDHISGLHTLARCRFEGGLSIYGPPGVQILSGFIGYPYTVPIDELTYPVTITELPEGRSDLCIPVQTAFLVHTQPVFGYRFEFSKTIAFCTDTGPCEGILTLGAGADLLITECAYLPGQENPGWPHLNPEVAVRLATEAGADQLALVHFAADLYTTLDQRLSIRNIGPQFSDVIIGTDDMVIRL; this comes from the coding sequence ATGGAAGAGATCACCGTAATTTTTCATGGAACAAACGGGTGGTACACCTCAAAAACCGGGTACACCACCTGCATCACCATTGATACCCCTGACTGTTTTATCATTCTCGACGCCGGAGAGGGATTTACGAAGATCCCGGATGTGTACCTCTGTATCAAAAAACCCGCCCTCCTGTTCTTCTCCCACTTTCACCTGGATCATATATCCGGGCTGCATACCCTGGCACGGTGCCGGTTTGAAGGAGGCCTGTCCATCTATGGTCCGCCCGGGGTTCAGATACTATCCGGATTTATCGGGTATCCCTACACCGTCCCGATTGATGAACTGACCTATCCGGTAACTATCACTGAGCTTCCGGAGGGCAGGTCTGATCTCTGCATCCCGGTACAGACTGCATTTCTTGTCCATACCCAGCCGGTCTTCGGGTATCGGTTTGAGTTTTCAAAAACGATTGCATTCTGCACCGATACCGGACCCTGCGAGGGAATACTCACACTTGGGGCAGGAGCAGATCTATTGATCACTGAATGTGCTTATCTCCCCGGACAGGAAAACCCCGGATGGCCTCATTTAAACCCAGAAGTAGCCGTTCGTCTTGCAACAGAGGCAGGGGCGGACCAGCTGGCACTGGTTCATTTTGCTGCCGATCTGTACACCACCCTTGATCAGCGGCTCTCAATCAGGAATATTGGACCTCAGTTCTCGGATGTAATCATCGGTACTGATGATATGGTAATCAGGCTGTAA
- a CDS encoding HdeD family acid-resistance protein, whose product MMEQPSCMHMIWVSRGISQKAGVVAILIGLLMLVFSPFIPGIIGVFLAAIIFLISLIIVGIGYSVRGSGFSVPFILLGLIGVCVSLFALFNPDMTVSLMGILLGVVILMMGIMQLGFSSGFVQDRLSWFFLIIGGVLSIVIGFYLILYPQDGMKLLIVFIGCYLIAYGVIGVIRGRSSQRYIY is encoded by the coding sequence ATGATGGAACAACCTTCCTGTATGCATATGATCTGGGTGAGCAGGGGTATATCCCAAAAGGCCGGAGTGGTCGCAATACTCATCGGTCTTCTGATGCTCGTCTTTTCTCCTTTTATCCCAGGTATTATCGGGGTATTTCTTGCCGCGATAATCTTTCTGATATCGCTGATTATTGTGGGTATTGGTTATTCGGTGAGGGGATCAGGGTTTTCTGTACCGTTCATTCTATTGGGCCTCATCGGTGTATGTGTCAGTCTTTTTGCTCTCTTCAACCCTGACATGACGGTCTCACTGATGGGAATATTACTGGGGGTCGTGATCCTCATGATGGGTATCATGCAACTCGGGTTTTCATCAGGGTTCGTTCAGGACCGGTTATCCTGGTTTTTTCTGATCATCGGAGGGGTGCTCAGCATTGTTATCGGGTTTTATCTTATACTCTATCCCCAGGACGGGATGAAACTCCTTATCGTATTTATCGGGTGTTACCTGATTGCATATGGAGTGATCGGGGTTATCAGGGGCAGATCATCGCAGAGATATATCTACTGA
- a CDS encoding TIGR04083 family peptide-modifying radical SAM enzyme, producing the protein MKTPFHIMLIPTLGCPSNCKYCWSSEEGSPVMNIQVVKDVVSWLSDFRDDPVTITFHGGEPLLAGPDFYRQALPLLAQGLAKNKPSFAIQTNLWRMTPELADIFAEYHIPIGSSIDGPEDITDYQRGDGYFQKTMAGYRVAREHGLNIRFICTFTGYSEKQRESIVQFFIDQGFTMKLHPALPSLRSESPNEWALAPEKFGDLLVYLLDQSLDHYHEIDIMNINDLVRCVFTRRGNVCTFADCMGNTYAIGPDGSIYPCYRFVGMDEYVMGNVRDRPTQKDLDESKPGRLMNDFKAYVDTHCSSCSHNKYCRGGCPYNAIAPSGGEITGVDPHCIAYKRIFDEITDRMNTEMFEAPPMFGGFGPGQTGTGMGKTKPGIMALMQKIALQ; encoded by the coding sequence ATGAAAACCCCTTTCCATATCATGCTTATCCCGACCCTTGGCTGCCCGTCCAATTGTAAATACTGCTGGAGTTCTGAAGAAGGATCTCCGGTGATGAATATTCAGGTTGTGAAGGACGTCGTATCCTGGCTTTCAGATTTTCGGGATGATCCGGTCACGATAACATTTCATGGCGGCGAGCCTCTTCTTGCCGGACCTGACTTTTACCGGCAGGCTCTGCCTCTTCTTGCTCAGGGTCTTGCGAAAAATAAACCCTCATTCGCGATTCAGACAAACCTCTGGCGGATGACTCCGGAACTTGCGGACATCTTTGCAGAATACCATATTCCCATCGGGTCTAGTATTGATGGTCCTGAGGATATTACTGATTATCAGCGGGGAGACGGGTATTTTCAAAAAACTATGGCAGGGTACCGGGTTGCACGGGAGCATGGCCTGAATATCCGGTTTATCTGCACGTTTACCGGTTACTCTGAAAAACAGCGGGAATCTATCGTGCAGTTCTTCATCGATCAGGGCTTTACCATGAAACTGCACCCGGCACTTCCTTCATTACGAAGTGAGAGCCCGAACGAGTGGGCCCTGGCCCCGGAGAAATTTGGCGATCTCCTGGTTTACCTTCTGGATCAGTCACTTGACCACTATCATGAGATTGATATTATGAATATCAATGACCTGGTCAGGTGTGTCTTTACGAGAAGAGGGAATGTCTGCACCTTTGCCGATTGTATGGGGAACACCTATGCCATTGGTCCTGACGGGAGTATCTATCCCTGTTATCGGTTCGTGGGGATGGATGAGTATGTCATGGGCAATGTCCGTGACCGGCCGACGCAGAAGGATCTTGATGAGTCAAAGCCTGGCAGACTCATGAATGATTTCAAGGCCTACGTGGATACCCATTGCTCATCCTGCTCCCACAACAAATATTGCCGGGGGGGATGCCCCTATAATGCGATTGCCCCGTCCGGAGGGGAGATAACCGGTGTTGATCCTCATTGTATCGCATATAAGCGGATATTTGATGAGATCACCGACCGGATGAATACCGAGATGTTTGAAGCTCCTCCGATGTTCGGGGGTTTTGGACCTGGGCAGACCGGCACCGGTATGGGAAAAACAAAACCTGGAATCATGGCTCTCATGCAGAAGATTGCTCTGCAATAA
- a CDS encoding acetyl-CoA hydrolase/transferase family protein, with protein MAFTRSDSRYLELLKTPDQAVLPIQSDETIVYGMSICQPPALLKALADRILSENLQNINIYTFLPREHTQSTVLSPELCDQITHHSWFSGVADRTMTRYGLSYFVPSYLHQIPRLCQDFMDIDTVITTVSPMDKAGFFSFGTGNDYISTAARCGKRIIVEVNKYMPRVFGDSQIHLSDVDGIVEYDTPLLELQIPEKKPEDEIIGRMIADLIPNGATIQLGIGGLPNAVAGFLQDHTDLGIHTELFTEGMVDLIDMGVATGKKKTMHKEKHVFTTAAGTRRMYEFMDDNPSIESYPASHVCDPRIIAQNDNMISINSILEVDLLGQVNAEYLSGSLFSGTGGQLDFVRGAFDSRGGKSILAFYSTAKGGKISKIVPRLEAGAAITTPRADVHYLATEYGMANLKGKDTRQRALAIIDLAHPQFRDSLMMEADRMGLI; from the coding sequence ATGGCATTTACTCGATCAGATTCCCGGTACCTTGAACTGCTGAAAACCCCGGACCAGGCAGTCCTCCCAATTCAGAGCGACGAGACTATCGTATATGGTATGTCCATATGTCAGCCGCCGGCACTTCTCAAAGCCCTTGCTGACAGGATTCTCTCTGAAAACCTTCAGAATATTAACATCTACACATTTCTTCCTCGTGAACACACCCAATCGACCGTACTTTCTCCTGAACTCTGTGATCAGATCACCCATCACTCATGGTTTAGCGGAGTTGCTGACCGGACCATGACCAGATATGGTCTGAGCTATTTTGTTCCTTCTTATCTTCACCAGATACCTCGCCTTTGCCAGGACTTTATGGATATAGACACTGTGATCACCACGGTTTCACCGATGGACAAAGCCGGATTTTTTAGTTTTGGGACCGGAAATGACTATATATCAACAGCCGCACGATGCGGGAAACGAATTATCGTTGAGGTAAACAAATACATGCCCCGTGTCTTTGGTGACTCACAGATTCATCTCTCTGATGTTGATGGGATTGTGGAATATGACACTCCTCTTCTTGAGCTACAGATCCCTGAAAAAAAGCCGGAAGATGAGATTATCGGACGAATGATTGCAGATCTGATTCCAAACGGAGCGACCATTCAGCTTGGTATCGGCGGACTTCCAAACGCGGTTGCAGGTTTCCTTCAGGATCATACGGATCTTGGTATCCATACCGAACTCTTCACCGAAGGAATGGTGGATCTTATTGACATGGGTGTTGCCACCGGAAAGAAAAAGACAATGCATAAAGAGAAGCACGTATTTACCACAGCCGCAGGAACCAGACGGATGTATGAATTCATGGATGATAACCCCTCCATAGAGAGTTATCCGGCATCCCATGTCTGTGATCCACGAATCATTGCACAAAATGATAATATGATATCGATAAATTCGATACTTGAGGTTGATCTTCTCGGTCAGGTTAATGCCGAGTACCTGTCAGGTTCTCTCTTTAGTGGTACCGGCGGTCAGCTTGATTTTGTCAGGGGAGCATTTGACTCAAGGGGTGGAAAGTCTATACTTGCGTTTTATTCAACGGCTAAGGGTGGGAAGATATCAAAAATTGTGCCTCGGCTTGAGGCAGGTGCAGCAATAACCACTCCACGTGCCGATGTTCATTATCTTGCAACCGAATATGGGATGGCCAATCTGAAAGGAAAGGATACCCGGCAGCGTGCGCTTGCGATAATTGATCTTGCCCATCCACAGTTCCGCGACTCTCTTATGATGGAAGCCGACCGAATGGGACTTATCTAA
- a CDS encoding DNA alkylation repair protein, producing MDPIISTIQKELIGVIDEKTKNSYQRFFKEKVNAYGCKTAAVSKIAKKYWKIVSTRSKHEIFSLCEELYQSGYMEEAFIVSSWVPNLKDQFEPEDIKTFRYWILNYITNWATCDSFCNHSMGDFIEKYPESINELKNWTQSENRWMRRAAAVSLIIPAKRGKYLDDVLEIADALLTDEDDMVRKGYGWLLKEASRQHEDTIFEYVQAHKREMPRTSLRYAIELMPKERRAEAMKKDWK from the coding sequence ATGGATCCGATAATCAGCACAATTCAGAAAGAACTGATCGGGGTGATAGACGAAAAGACCAAAAATAGTTACCAACGGTTTTTCAAGGAAAAGGTGAACGCATACGGATGTAAGACCGCTGCAGTATCAAAGATAGCTAAAAAATACTGGAAAATAGTCAGTACAAGAAGTAAACACGAAATATTCTCTCTCTGTGAAGAACTCTATCAGTCAGGATACATGGAGGAAGCCTTTATTGTATCCTCCTGGGTTCCAAACCTCAAAGACCAGTTTGAACCGGAGGATATCAAAACCTTCAGATACTGGATTCTGAACTATATCACCAACTGGGCAACCTGTGACAGTTTTTGTAACCATTCGATGGGTGACTTTATCGAAAAATACCCAGAATCCATAAATGAACTGAAAAACTGGACACAGTCTGAAAACCGGTGGATGAGACGGGCAGCTGCCGTATCTCTTATCATACCGGCAAAGCGTGGAAAATACCTTGATGATGTCCTTGAGATTGCAGATGCTCTCCTGACCGATGAGGATGATATGGTCAGGAAAGGATACGGCTGGCTCTTAAAAGAAGCAAGCAGACAGCATGAGGACACCATTTTTGAGTATGTTCAGGCTCACAAGCGGGAAATGCCACGAACATCACTCCGTTATGCAATTGAGCTCATGCCAAAGGAGAGACGGGCGGAGGCAATGAAAAAGGACTGGAAATAG